Sequence from the Desulfatiglans sp. genome:
ACCATTTACAAACGCAATTCCTCAGACAGCATTGCTTGATGTTGAAAGCTGCGTCCTGTGCGGCAGATGCGAAAAGGTATGCCCGACCAATGCGGTAAATTATTATGACAAAGAAGAGCTTATTAATCTTGAGGCAAAGGCATGTATTGTTGCAACAGGATATCAGCTCCTTACCGGTTTTACGTCTCGTGTATACGGGGAGCCCGCCCAAAACCCCAATATCATCGATGCGCTTCAGCTTGAAAGGATACTCGCACCTACAGGCCCCTACATGGAGTTGCTCAGGCCCGGAGACGGCAAGGAGCCTGAAAGCGTGGCCTTTATACAGTGCGCAGGGAGCAGGGATCAGACAAACGGCGTTGCTTACTGTTCAAGGGTCTGCTGCATGTATGCCATTAAAAATGCACTGCTTATCCAGCAGGAGCTCCCTGAAACAAAGGTAACCATATTCTATATTGATATGAGGGCATTTGGAAAAAATTATGAGCAGTTTTTCCAGAATGCAAAAGAAAAGGGAATAAGATTTGTAAAGGCAAAACCGGTTATCCACAGCAGGGGAGATAATGGCGGCGTTATTCTTCGTTATGAAGAACAGGAAGGTAACGGCAGAAATATTTTAAAGGAATTTGATATGGCGGTTATGTCGCTTGCAATCCTTCCTGCATGGAATCCTTCAGAAACAATGGGCCTGACTGTTGCTGAAGATAATTTTTTAAAGGGGCCCTTCCCCAAGATGTCACCTGCGCTTACAGGCAGAGAGGGTATATTTATGGCAGGTGTTGCATCAGGGCCTAAGGATATCGTTGACAGCATAGTTGAGGCAGGGGCAGCAGCCATGGAG
This genomic interval carries:
- a CDS encoding CoB--CoM heterodisulfide reductase iron-sulfur subunit A family protein, translated to IIEKDASIGGKMVRLDKVFPTLDCASCITTPKMASVAHHRNITIFTLCELVKLDKDDTGFRAKVIKKPRYVNQETCIGCRQCEYACPVMAPDKDQMDLTARRAIYIPFTNAIPQTALLDVESCVLCGRCEKVCPTNAVNYYDKEELINLEAKACIVATGYQLLTGFTSRVYGEPAQNPNIIDALQLERILAPTGPYMELLRPGDGKEPESVAFIQCAGSRDQTNGVAYCSRVCCMYAIKNALLIQQELPETKVTIFYIDMRAFGKNYEQFFQNAKEKGIRFVKAKPVIHSRGDNGGVILRYEEQEGNGRNILKEFDMAVMSLAILPAWNPSETMGLTVAEDNFLKGPFPKMSPALTGREGIFMAGVASGPKDIVDSIVEAGAAAMEASNYLKAIDSLRAA